The Brassica napus cultivar Da-Ae chromosome C7, Da-Ae, whole genome shotgun sequence genome has a segment encoding these proteins:
- the LOC106409778 gene encoding uncharacterized protein LOC106409778, which produces MLLDTVAKTIVGNTAEELWNGSYDEIDDPELLPEPVHNICEKSFCFGVSISSDNVTNGADTFFASKVWTNDTMYHIESAAEPVSNIGTTSSTFSGGEVSMFNPNSRNSSEGVSTPFSKRKEDDAELKDITSTSKKLCTKSIKLEKAKND; this is translated from the exons ATGTTGCTTGACACTGTTGCTAAAACCATTGTTGGTAACACTGCTGAAGAACTTTGGAATGGTTCATATGATGAG ATAGATGATCCAGAATTATTGCCAGAACCTGTCcataatatatgtgaaaaatcattttgttttgGAGTTTCAATAAGTTCTGATAATGTAACAAATGGAGCTGATACTTTCTTCGCTTCTAAAGTCTGGACTAATGATACCATGTATCATATCGAGTCTGCTGCTGAACCAGTTTCAAATATTGGTACCACTTCGTCCACTTTTTCTGGTGGAGAG GTTTCCATGTTCAACCCTAACTCTCGGAATTCATCGGAAGGAGTATCAACCCCCTTCTCGAAGCGTAAGGAAGACGATGCCGAACTAAAAGATATCACCTCGACCTCAAAGAAATTGTGCACTAAAAGCATAAAGTTGGAGAAGGCTAAGAATGATTAG